The Blastocatellia bacterium genome includes the window AGCCGACCAGGCGAAGATCGGGCGGCGTCACCAGTGTGATCTCATATGTCGCGCGGTCCGCTGCATAATCGTGAAAGGGAAACCATCGGGAAGCGTAGAAGAGGTAACTTCCTTCCGGGCCCACATAGGCCAGCCGACGATCCGGAATGGGGCCGCCCTCAGCCGTTCGCAACTCACCGGCATAGTCGAAGACGAGAGCAACCTCTGAACCCGCCTCGATCACCTTCCCCAGGTCAACCCGCACGGTGACCTGATCCAGCCGATCCTGCAAAAACTCGAGCGGTTGGTTGCTCTGCGCATCGGTAACCCGCGAGACAACCAGTGATCCGTTCAGCTCCAGTACCACCGATCGTGACGGGGCCTGCAACCGAAGCCGCACGAGGGTCCGCGCTGTCAGCCGGTAGTTTGCCGGATCAATCTCCGCCTCGATCTTGTAGTGGAGAACGTCGAGTCCGTTGTCCGCCTTATTCTGCGCCACGCCAGCACCGACTCCCGCAGCGGGGAGACCGACCACAAGACTTATAATCACCCATGCGAGACAAACCCGGCCGGGGTAGCCGCAACTCAGTCCTCTCATCAGATGCCCGAACACGCGGCAATTCTACCACCGGTGAGATCGCTTTGTCAGCACTCCTGTACGCGAGAATTCACTGCCGCTTTTCCAGACGTTTCACGTCGGCTACCTGTGCTTGGGCCGCTCGCGCGGCCATTGTTTTTTTGTTGCATGTTGCACGTGGGGGGCACATCCTGTGCATGGAGCTGATTAATCCGCCTTGTCACTCCGACGGTTCATGTCCCGTCTTTGGCCGGGCGTCGGCAGACGCTCCCCGGAGGGTAGCCAGACGTGCGGCGTCTGGTCAGCGGGGATCACGATGACGCGCAACGATGCTTCTCCCATTCAATCCGTCGCGCAATTGTTCGGGGCACGTCGCCGGGAGCACCCGGCCCCACCGGACCTGCTGGCGGGTCTCCAACGCACCGTTCGTCTTCACGCCCCGTTTTCCAGACAGTTCGCGTCTGCTTGCCTTCGCGAGGCCACTTCCGTAATGATCGCTCTTGTGACAAGCCGCTCGTCTTCCACTCTCCCTCCACGCGGCCTCTGAGCGGCGGGCACCCTCGAAGCGTAATTGGGGCGATGCATACACCCCCTCTACAACTCGGTATTACATCCTTCGGAAATGATCGTAGCCTTGCGGTTGCAGCAGCTCTCGTTGGCCCTCGCGTTCGAGAAAGATTTTTCGCGGCTCGCCGATGATCTGACCGATGCAGGTCAGCGGGACGTCAGGCACCGCCGATTGAAGCTCGGCGATGAGATGAGCTTTGTGCTTCTTGACGGTGAAAAGGAGTTCATAATCCTCGCCCCCGTGAAGCGCGGCGATAAGCGGATCAAGGCCGAGGTCACCGGCTCCGGCTACGACGGGAAGACAATCCGCGTAGACCACAGCTCCCACACCACTCTCATCGCAGAGGTGGAAAAGATCCGAAGAAAGCCCATCGCTGACATCAATCATGGCGTCGGCGATGCGATGTTCGCCGAGATACCTTCCAACGGCCAGCCGCGGCTGGGGGGCGAGATGCGCCAGTAAGGCCTCCCTTTGCAGGTCGGGTAACGACTCGCTTAGCCGGACACCCGATTGGAGCAACGCCAGGCCGAGAGCAGAGAGACCGAGCCGTCCGGTCACGTAAAGGAGATCTCCCGGCATGGCTCCATCCCGCCGCACCGCCTGATGCACCGGACAATC containing:
- the thiL gene encoding thiamine-phosphate kinase; protein product: MRPEFDLINRIRAAARRYSPELILGIGDDAAILKRPSGRWSLVTTDALVEDVHFRREYTPARLLGHKALAVNLSDIAAMGGTPREFLLTLAIPPDFDEASLDEFFNGLLTLADATSTVLIGGDLSASRSGLMIVITVLGDCPVHQAVRRDGAMPGDLLYVTGRLGLSALGLALLQSGVRLSESLPDLQREALLAHLAPQPRLAVGRYLGEHRIADAMIDVSDGLSSDLFHLCDESGVGAVVYADCLPVVAGAGDLGLDPLIAALHGGEDYELLFTVKKHKAHLIAELQSAVPDVPLTCIGQIIGEPRKIFLEREGQRELLQPQGYDHFRRM